From one Deltaproteobacteria bacterium genomic stretch:
- a CDS encoding DUF1722 domain-containing protein — protein MDGTEKIPMGVSRCLLGENVRYDGGHKLDRFVRDTLGQFFDYVGVCPEVECGLPVPREAMRLEGDPEHPRLRTIKTREDHTDRMQAWGQGRLEELTPLCLCGYIFKSKSPSSGMERVKVYSEKGIPSMKGVGIWARMFMDRFPLVPAEEEGRLNDPALRENFITRVFVLKRFRDLLSSDLGPAGLVRFHTRHKLLIMAHHEPTYREMGRLVARAGSLSVADLEQAYLPLLLKALSFKTTRRKHQNVLMHILGYFKKILTADEKQEMLEIVSLYARGLQPLIVPVTLVNHYVRKYGQEYLSEQYYLRPHPVELGLMNHV, from the coding sequence ATGGACGGAACGGAAAAAATTCCCATGGGAGTCAGCCGTTGTCTGCTGGGCGAAAACGTTCGGTACGACGGCGGCCACAAGCTGGACCGCTTCGTGCGGGACACTCTGGGTCAGTTTTTCGACTATGTGGGCGTGTGCCCGGAGGTGGAATGCGGCCTGCCCGTGCCTCGGGAAGCCATGCGTCTGGAAGGGGATCCGGAGCATCCCCGCCTGCGGACCATCAAGACCCGGGAGGACCACACCGATCGCATGCAGGCCTGGGGACAGGGCCGTCTGGAAGAGCTCACGCCTTTGTGTCTGTGCGGGTACATTTTCAAGAGCAAATCGCCGAGCTCGGGCATGGAGCGGGTCAAGGTCTACAGCGAGAAAGGCATTCCAAGCATGAAGGGCGTGGGCATCTGGGCCCGCATGTTCATGGACCGCTTTCCGCTTGTGCCGGCCGAGGAGGAGGGCCGCCTGAACGATCCGGCCTTGCGGGAGAATTTCATCACCCGAGTCTTCGTGCTCAAGCGCTTCAGGGACTTGCTGTCCTCCGATCTTGGCCCGGCCGGTTTGGTCCGTTTCCACACCCGGCACAAGCTCCTGATCATGGCCCACCACGAGCCCACCTACCGGGAAATGGGTCGCCTCGTGGCCCGGGCAGGTTCCCTGTCGGTCGCCGATCTGGAACAGGCCTATCTGCCCCTTCTTCTCAAGGCCCTGAGCTTCAAGACAACCCGCAGGAAGCACCAGAACGTGCTCATGCATATCCTTGGCTATTTCAAAAAGATCCTCACTGCCGACGAGAAGCAGGAGATGCTCGAGATCGTCAGCCTCTACGCCCGGGGGCTTCAGCCCCTCATCGTCCCCGTGACCCTGGTCAACCACTATGTGCGCAAGTACGGCCAGGAATACCTGTCCGAGCAATACTATCTGCGGCCCCATCCCGTTGAGTTGGGCCTCATGAACCACGTGTAA
- a CDS encoding deoxyribodipyrimidine photo-lyase produces the protein MRVHPERIQILREAAQGPGPVVYWMSRDQRAEHNWALIQAQDLARKTGAPIFVVFCLVSAFPRATLRAYDFMLRGLEETAKLLDKRNIPFFFLRGEPGAEVSAFVTRVQAGALVTDFDPLRLKRAWQAEVTSQVSSPVFCVDAHNVIPCWAVSDKREYAARTIRPKIHRRAAEFLTPFPNLETQASMEAGDPFSAEAVLAGLDCEREVEPVSGIRPGPGSGSERLEEFLARGLAGYDRNRNDPNKDGQSRLSPFLHFGQISAQEVARRVTERKGVPSADREAFLEELIVRRELSDNFCLHCRDYDSLVGLPDWGRATLDKHRRDPRPYLYSRDELERAVTHDPLWNAAQRQMVQTGVMHGYLRMYWAKKILEWTATPEEAVKTAVDLNDRFELDGRDPNGYVGVLWSMGGLHDRPWKERSIFGTVRYMSQAGCRRKFDVDAYIRRFGG, from the coding sequence ATGAGGGTGCACCCGGAACGGATTCAAATTCTGCGTGAGGCGGCCCAGGGCCCGGGGCCGGTGGTCTATTGGATGAGCCGGGACCAGCGGGCCGAGCACAATTGGGCTCTCATCCAGGCCCAGGACCTGGCCCGTAAGACCGGGGCTCCAATATTTGTGGTCTTTTGTCTGGTATCGGCCTTTCCCCGGGCCACGCTCAGGGCCTACGACTTCATGCTCAGGGGCCTGGAGGAGACGGCCAAGCTTCTGGACAAGCGGAACATTCCTTTTTTCTTCTTGCGTGGAGAACCGGGAGCCGAGGTCTCGGCCTTTGTAACCCGGGTTCAAGCAGGGGCCCTGGTCACGGATTTCGATCCCCTTCGCCTGAAGCGGGCCTGGCAGGCCGAGGTCACGAGCCAGGTTTCCAGCCCCGTTTTTTGCGTGGACGCTCACAACGTGATCCCGTGCTGGGCGGTCTCGGACAAGCGAGAATACGCGGCCCGGACCATCAGGCCCAAGATTCATCGCCGGGCGGCCGAGTTCCTGACCCCGTTTCCGAATCTCGAGACTCAGGCCTCGATGGAGGCCGGAGATCCCTTTTCGGCCGAGGCCGTGCTGGCCGGTCTGGACTGCGAGCGAGAAGTGGAGCCTGTTTCCGGGATCCGGCCCGGTCCGGGTTCCGGGTCCGAGCGTCTGGAGGAGTTTCTGGCCCGGGGGCTGGCCGGGTACGACCGGAACCGGAACGATCCCAACAAGGATGGCCAATCCAGGCTTTCGCCCTTCCTCCATTTCGGCCAGATCTCGGCCCAGGAGGTGGCCCGCCGGGTTACAGAGCGCAAGGGAGTGCCGTCCGCCGACCGGGAGGCCTTTCTGGAGGAACTCATTGTCCGCCGGGAACTGAGCGACAATTTCTGCCTTCATTGCCGGGACTACGACTCTTTGGTTGGCCTACCCGACTGGGGCCGGGCCACTTTGGACAAGCACCGGCGAGACCCCCGTCCGTACCTCTATTCCCGGGACGAGCTGGAGCGGGCGGTCACCCACGACCCCCTGTGGAACGCGGCCCAGCGCCAGATGGTCCAGACCGGGGTCATGCACGGCTATCTTCGCATGTACTGGGCCAAGAAGATCCTGGAATGGACGGCCACGCCCGAAGAGGCCGTGAAGACGGCCGTGGACCTGAACGATCGCTTTGAGCTCGACGGCCGGGATCCCAACGGGTACGTGGGCGTTCTCTGGTCCATGGGCGGATTACACGATCGGCCATGGAAGGAGCGGTCCATTTTCGGTACGGTCCGCTATATGAGTCAGGCCGGGTGTCGGCGAAAATTCGACGTGGATGCGTATATTCGCCGTTTCGGCGGCTGA
- a CDS encoding metallophosphoesterase, whose product MRLAVISDIHGNLAALEAVLADIDAQVPDHVLCAGDVVGYGPEPEECLNLVRERDIPCVMGNHEQGVAFPMTRSWFNPQSRKAVDLTAKLISASSLEYISGLPRFLVQDGCRVVHGFPPDEIRTYLFALDADELASRFPKMNEKANFVGHTHELELVTWDGRVVARRPVQEGIYPVGEQAFVCNVGSVGQPRDGDPRAKYVLWDDTRRTVEVRCVPYDIERTVARIREQGFPEISAKRLY is encoded by the coding sequence ATGCGCCTGGCCGTCATCTCCGACATCCACGGCAATCTGGCCGCCCTGGAGGCCGTGTTGGCCGACATCGACGCTCAGGTGCCGGATCATGTCCTCTGCGCCGGGGACGTGGTCGGGTACGGGCCCGAGCCCGAGGAGTGCCTGAATCTCGTCCGGGAGCGGGACATCCCCTGCGTCATGGGCAACCATGAGCAGGGCGTGGCCTTTCCCATGACCCGGAGCTGGTTCAACCCCCAGAGCCGCAAGGCCGTGGATCTGACGGCAAAACTCATCTCGGCCTCGTCCCTGGAATATATCTCCGGATTGCCCCGGTTTCTGGTTCAGGATGGGTGCCGGGTGGTCCATGGCTTTCCCCCTGACGAGATCCGCACCTATCTTTTCGCCCTGGATGCGGACGAATTGGCCAGCCGATTCCCAAAGATGAACGAAAAGGCCAATTTCGTCGGCCATACCCACGAACTTGAGCTGGTGACCTGGGACGGCCGAGTGGTTGCCCGCCGGCCCGTGCAGGAAGGGATTTATCCCGTGGGTGAGCAGGCTTTTGTCTGCAACGTGGGCAGCGTGGGCCAGCCCCGGGACGGCGATCCCCGGGCCAAGTACGTGCTCTGGGACGACACACGGCGGACTGTTGAAGTCCGCTGCGTGCCCTACGACATCGAGCGGACCGTGGCCCGCATTCGGGAGCAGGGATTTCCGGAGATTTCGGCCAAGAGGCTGTATTGA
- a CDS encoding DUF1566 domain-containing protein — MSVRIGPYRVLGRLGQGGMATVLTVEHEALGKVMALKLLRPSELNEALVGLDVLNERFRDEARLMASLEHENIASVWDLGHDRGTPYMVMEYCSVNLGLIIGEVRRVEEATRPMEPGLAMDFVRQALAGLDRMHRAGMVHRDVKPHNLMLTGTGRVKLIDLGLALVRGREWIPHRAMRVGSAYYAAPEQEEDPNGVNPSADLYAVGVVLYRLLSGHLPPEPGRVDEQAGWDAKWTAFFKRAMNPIPGRRFASAKEMTGALDDLFKRWLKEHEAVCRLDEAEIKPIRVIRPRSDPIRTGVRNLPNFIGLDDLLRATNSGSSVFQSTEHGMLDARTGLEWSLHGPGYPMNMAEAAEVLAGLPKDGGRAWRLPTVDEMATILQTPVFPRTSCVPDWLPHAAPWVWTSDRRSHRHHWVADVRNGAVFPLEPMARITILPVRRIKR; from the coding sequence ATGAGTGTGCGCATCGGCCCCTATCGGGTCCTGGGCCGGTTGGGGCAAGGCGGCATGGCCACGGTTTTGACCGTGGAGCACGAGGCTTTGGGCAAAGTCATGGCCTTGAAATTGCTGCGTCCCAGTGAGCTGAACGAGGCCCTTGTTGGCCTGGATGTTCTGAATGAGCGGTTCAGGGATGAGGCCCGGCTCATGGCTTCATTGGAGCACGAGAACATCGCCTCGGTCTGGGATCTTGGTCATGACAGGGGGACCCCCTACATGGTCATGGAGTATTGCAGTGTGAATTTGGGCCTGATCATTGGCGAGGTCCGGAGAGTGGAAGAGGCCACCAGGCCCATGGAGCCCGGGCTGGCCATGGATTTCGTCAGACAGGCCCTGGCCGGGCTCGACCGCATGCACCGGGCCGGCATGGTGCATCGCGACGTCAAACCCCACAATCTCATGCTCACCGGCACGGGCCGGGTAAAACTCATCGATTTGGGGCTGGCTTTGGTCCGGGGCCGGGAATGGATCCCCCATCGGGCCATGCGGGTGGGTTCGGCCTATTACGCGGCCCCGGAGCAGGAAGAGGATCCCAACGGAGTGAACCCGTCAGCCGATCTCTACGCCGTGGGCGTGGTCCTGTACCGGCTCTTGAGCGGCCATCTTCCCCCGGAGCCGGGTCGCGTTGACGAACAAGCCGGCTGGGATGCCAAATGGACGGCGTTTTTCAAGCGGGCGATGAACCCGATTCCCGGCCGTCGTTTTGCTTCGGCCAAGGAAATGACCGGGGCCTTGGATGATTTGTTCAAGCGATGGTTGAAGGAACACGAGGCTGTTTGCCGTCTGGACGAGGCTGAAATCAAGCCGATTCGGGTTATTCGGCCAAGGAGCGATCCGATACGGACCGGCGTCCGGAATCTTCCGAATTTTATCGGCCTGGACGATCTCTTGCGGGCGACAAATTCCGGATCGAGCGTTTTTCAGTCCACGGAACACGGCATGCTCGACGCGCGCACCGGTCTGGAGTGGAGCCTTCACGGCCCGGGGTATCCGATGAACATGGCCGAGGCCGCCGAGGTTCTGGCCGGGCTACCCAAAGACGGCGGAAGAGCCTGGCGGTTGCCCACGGTGGACGAGATGGCCACAATCCTTCAGACCCCGGTCTTTCCTCGAACCTCCTGCGTTCCGGACTGGCTGCCCCATGCGGCCCCGTGGGTCTGGACGTCGGATAGGAGGAGCCACAGGCATCACTGGGTGGCCGACGTTCGAAACGGCGCGGTCTTTCCGCTTGAACCCATGGCCAGAATCACAATTCTTCCGGTTAGAAGGATCAAACGCTGA